In the genome of Phycisphaerales bacterium, one region contains:
- a CDS encoding SDR family oxidoreductase yields MMELRERVVLVTGAARRVGRAIAERLATAGCHVAVHYHRSADAALEVVAACRAQGVLAEAFEADLATVSGPEDLVGTVLARFQRLDVLVNNASSFEKMTLDEFRWDAWERTMRVNLTAPMALAFAARAALRAAQGRIVNLCDVATQRPWPDYLAYIVSKGGLDTLTQVLARSFAPEVNVVGVAPGVAEWPEHYDEALRARLLRRVPLGRAGSPADIAAAVHFLLADGDYITGAILPVDGGRHIR; encoded by the coding sequence ATGATGGAACTGCGTGAGCGGGTTGTGCTTGTCACGGGGGCCGCGCGCCGGGTCGGCCGGGCAATCGCCGAGCGGCTGGCCACGGCCGGGTGTCACGTCGCGGTGCATTACCACAGATCGGCCGATGCCGCACTGGAGGTCGTCGCGGCCTGTCGCGCACAGGGGGTACTGGCGGAAGCGTTTGAGGCCGACCTGGCCACAGTGAGCGGGCCGGAAGACCTGGTGGGCACGGTACTGGCAAGGTTTCAGCGCTTGGATGTGCTGGTAAATAACGCATCCAGTTTCGAAAAGATGACGCTCGACGAGTTCCGGTGGGATGCGTGGGAGCGGACGATGCGTGTGAACCTGACCGCGCCGATGGCGCTGGCGTTTGCTGCTCGGGCAGCGTTACGAGCAGCGCAGGGGCGCATCGTGAATTTGTGTGACGTCGCTACTCAACGGCCATGGCCGGATTATCTCGCATATATCGTATCCAAGGGTGGTCTGGATACGCTGACCCAGGTGCTGGCACGCTCCTTTGCACCTGAGGTCAACGTGGTGGGGGTGGCGCCGGGCGTGGCGGAGTGGCCTGAGCACTATGACGAGGCGCTGCGGGCCCGCCTCCTGCGGCGGGTGCCTTTGGGCCGCGCGGGGTCGCCAGCCGACATCGCGGCGGCGGTTCATTTTCTGCTGGCGGATGGCGATTACATCACGGGCGCAATTCTGCCGGTGGACGGGGGGCGGCACATTCGCTGA
- the truA gene encoding tRNA pseudouridine(38-40) synthase TruA — protein sequence MDRHLLLRLAYDGTGFHGWQRQPGQRTVQGAVEDVLRRVLRHPVDVRGASRTDAGVHARGQLATVRTSTPIPVERLAAAIGHHLPTDVALVAVRTVPEAFNLSLCARHKLYRYRVFHGARRPVEDLVQGHTWHVWVPLDEERLRAAARACEGTHDFAGFASAGAPRATTVRTVWRFRIQRVGSELHCDVEGDGFLYNQVRNMVGTLIEIGRGHWPVERVAEIFARRDRALAGPTAPAHGLCLQWIRCALPWECDDGTA from the coding sequence ATGGATCGGCATTTACTCCTGCGGTTGGCCTACGATGGCACAGGTTTCCACGGCTGGCAGCGTCAGCCCGGACAGCGTACGGTGCAGGGCGCGGTGGAGGACGTGCTGCGCCGCGTGCTGCGACATCCGGTGGATGTGCGCGGGGCGAGCCGAACCGATGCGGGGGTGCATGCCCGTGGCCAACTGGCCACGGTGCGCACTTCGACACCGATCCCCGTGGAACGTCTGGCCGCAGCGATCGGGCACCACCTGCCGACGGACGTGGCGCTGGTCGCGGTTCGCACGGTACCCGAGGCATTCAACCTGTCGCTGTGCGCGCGGCACAAGCTCTACCGCTACCGCGTGTTTCACGGAGCACGGCGGCCCGTGGAAGATCTCGTCCAAGGGCATACCTGGCATGTGTGGGTTCCTCTCGACGAGGAGCGTTTGCGAGCCGCAGCGCGGGCCTGCGAGGGTACGCATGACTTTGCGGGTTTTGCCTCCGCGGGGGCGCCACGGGCGACTACTGTTCGCACGGTGTGGCGTTTTAGAATCCAGCGGGTAGGCAGTGAACTGCATTGTGACGTCGAAGGTGATGGCTTCCTCTACAACCAGGTGCGCAACATGGTGGGGACCTTGATCGAGATCGGGCGCGGGCACTGGCCTGTCGAGCGTGTGGCGGAGATCTTCGCACGGCGCGACCGGGCACTGGCCGGGCCGACGGCTCCGGCGCACGGGTTGTGTCTGCAATGGATTCGGTGTGCCCTGCCATGGGAGTGCGATGATGGAACTGCGTGA